The nucleotide window CCCTGTCTGACTTCGTCAGCGGCGTGCAGATGCGCGAGATCAAGGATGCGCTGCATCACTATTCTGTCGACGGGCCGATGGGCCAACTTCTCGATGCAGAGGAAGATGGCCTGACGCTTGGCGCCTTCCAGTGCTTCGAGGTCGAAGAGCTCATGAATATGGGCGAGCGCAACCTCGTGCCGGTTCTCACCTACCTGTTTCGCCGGGTCGAGAAGCGTCTCACCGGCGCGCCCAGCCTGATCATCCTCGACGAGGCGTGGCTGATGCTCGGTCATCCCTTGTTTCGAGACAAAATCCGCGAATGGCTGAAGGTGCTGCGCAAGGCCAATTGCGCGGTAGTGCTTGCCACGCAGTCGATCTCGGATGCGGAGCGTTCCGGCATTGTCGATGTGCTGAAGGAAAGCTGCCCGACCAAGATTTGCCTGCCGAACGGGGCGGCGCGCGAGCTCGGCACACGGGAATTCTATGAGCGGATCGGCTTTAACGAGCGGCAGATCGAGATCGTCGCCGCGGCACTGCCGAAGCGCGAATACTACGTCGCTTCACCGGATGGACGGCGGCTCTTCGACATGGCGCTCGGGCCCGTTGCGCTCTCCTTCGTCGGCGCCTCCGGCAAGGAAGACCTCAAGCGCATCCGGGCGCTTCACGCCGAACACGGTGACACCTGGCCGCTTTTGTGGCTGCAACAAAGAGGGATTGCTCATGCTGAAACATATCTCCGAAGCCCCTGATTGGGGGCGCGCTGTCGCTATCCTTGCGATCATGGCATCGATGGCGATGCCTGCAACGGGGCTTGCTGGTGGCGTCACCGGCGAGGCCACCGAGTTCACCCAGCTCGCCAACAACGCCGAGCTCATCTCGCTGGTCGGCAAGTCGGCCGAGCAGGTGAACAATCAGATCACCCAGATCAATCAGCTGGCCGAGCAGATCCAGAACCAGCTGAAGATCTACGGCAATATGCTGCAGAACACCGCGCAGCTGCCCGATCACGTCTGGGGCCAGGTCGAAAGCGATCTCAATCGGCTGCAGAGCATCGTCGGGCAGGGGCAGGGCATCGCGTTTTCGATGGGCAATATCGATGATCAGCTCAAGCAGCGCTTTCAGAGCTATGCCGATATGCAGACCAACCTGCCGACCCAGGCAAATTTTTCCACCACCTACCAGTCCTGGTCCGACACCAATCGCGACACGATCGCCGGCACGCTGAAGGCGGCGAATCTGACGGCTGAGCAGTTTTCGAGCGAGGAATCAACGATGTCGTCGTTGCGTACGATGTCGGAGAGCGCCGATGGCCAGATGAAGGCATTGCAGGTTGGCCATGAGATCGCCACCCAGGAAGTGGCGCAGATCCAGAAGCTGCGCGGCCTCGTCTCCCAGCAGATGACCATGATGGGCACCTGGTATCAATCGGAACAAGCGCAGAAGGATCTCGCCCAGGCCCGGCGCGAAAAGTTCTTCAACGCGCCCCAGCACGATATCCGCGGCGGCCAGATTATGGAGCCACGCTGGTGAGCGCGCGCCTGATCATCGCCCTTGTACTGGCAGGGATCGTCGGCTTCGGCTCCGGCGTCGGCTGGACCCGGTGGCAGATGTCTGCGGCGCAAGTGACTGGAGGCAATACGGTGCAGCCATCATCCGATGATGCACGGCGCGAGCGCAAGGAAAAATTCTTCAGCGGCGATACGGATCGCAACATTCGCGGCGGACAGGAGCTGAAACCGAGATGGTGATTGTCCGTCCGTCCCGTAGGCTCGAGCTTGCCTTCATCACCATTGGCATTCTCCTGTTGGCGAGCGCGCCTGCGCTTGCACAGCAAGGCCAGGTGCTGACCACGCTTGAGAACTCCGTCTCCACGGCCGTCAAAGGCTGGGAGACGACGATCACCAATGCGGCGCGCTCGCTGTTCTGGATCCTGGCCGGGATCGAGGTTGGCATCGCAGCCGTCTGGCTGGCGATCAATGCTGCCTCGCTCGACGCCTGGTTCGCAGAACTCGTCCGCCGCATCATGTTCATCGGGTTCTTCGCCTTCATTCTTGATCAGGGGCCGACGGTCGGCAGAGCGGTCGTCGACAGCCTCTATCAGATCGGCGCCGGCGGCGGGTCCGCTTCGCCTGCCAACATCTTCGACGCCGGTATCCAGGTCGCCTCGAAAATGTCTGAGCAGGTCAAGTTCGGCCTGTTTGAAGACAACTCGCTCGCCATCGCCGCGGTCTTCGCCATGGTGGTGGTGGTGATTGCCTTCAGCCTGGTTGCCGCGATCTTCGTCGCGGTCATGGTGGAGATGTATATCGGCCTGCTCGCCGGCATGATCATGCTTGGCCTTGGGGGTTCGTCCTATACCAAGGATTTTGCCATCCGCTATCTCGTCTATGCCTTCAGCGTCGGCATGAAGCTGATGGCACTGGTGATGATCTCCAAAATTGGTTCCGACATCCTGCTGGGGCTCGCCGAGACACCATCCACCGATACCGACCAGTTCATCAACACCCTGGCGATCGCCGGCATCAGCGTCGTCGTCTTCGTCATCGCCATGTATGTGCCGCCGATCATCCAGGGCGTAGTGCAGGGCGCATCGGTCTCCGGCGGCATGGAGGCAATCCGACACGGCGGACAGGCAGCGTCGTTTGCAGCGGGTGGAGCGTTTCTCGCCGCCGGCGCTGCCGGCGCTGGAATTGCGGCAGGGCAAGCGGCACGATCCGCTGGATCCTCGTTCACGGGTGCGGCTCTGCGAGGGATGGGCGCCGGCGTCTGGTCGGCGGGTCAGGCCACGGGCTCGGCTGCCAAGGAAAAGGCAATCGGCTCGCCGGGCGCCTATGCCGGTTCGCTGCTCGGTTTGGCGAACGCCAAGCTGGACGGAAACCGCAGCGGCTCTGGCAGACGCACGCCCCCTCCCGAACGCCACGATCAATCGTAATCAAAAAAGGACGGGAAGATGGCAGCCAATCGTGCCCCCGATAACCCCTATCTTGCCGCCCGCCAGGAATGGAACGAGCGCTACGGATCCTATGTGAAATCTGCATCAGCCTGGCGGCTCGTCGGCATCACCGGAATGGTCATGGCGGTCGTCGGCTTTTCCTATGCGCTTTACCAGAGCACGCAGGTCAAGCTCGTTCCCTATATCGTCGAGGTCGACAAGCTCGGCACGGCTGCGACAGCCGGGTTCCCGCAGCAGATCGAATATGCTGACCCGCGCGTCGTGCGCGCTACGCTTGGCGGCTTCGTCTCGAACTTCCGCTCCGTGACGCCGGATGCCGTGGTGCAGAAGCAATATATCGACCGCACTTATGCGCTGCTTCGAACCTCGGATCCGGCAACCGAGAAGGTCAATGCCTGGTTTCGCTCGAGTTCGCCGTTCGAGAAGGCGAAGAATGCCACCGTCGCCATTGAGGTCAACAACATCGTGGCGCTCTCCAATCAATCCTATCAGATCGACTGGACCGAGTTCGAACGCGACCGGAAGGGCAAGGAGACCGCCCTTCGCCGGTTTCGCGGCATTGCCACTGTAACGCTGACCCCGCCCCAGGACGAGGGCGTCATCCGCCTCAACCCGATCGGTCTTTACCTCAAGGATTTCGACTGGACTGCACAGCTTTGAAAGGCATGGCCTCTGCATGAATACGACAACACTGAATGGCCGCGCCGGGCTGGCCCTGACATTAGTATCCAGCCTGATCGTTGGAACCGCTTTCACCTCTGACGCGCGAGCTCAAGACGTTTCGGCCAACGAACGAAAGGGCATCGATATCTCCGGCAAGTGGCGTGGCACGCGCGGACTTGTAACCAAAGGCGACGATGGAAAGATCATATTCCTCTTTGGCGAGGTGCAGCCTTCCGTCGTCTGCTCGCCGCTGCAGGTCTGCGA belongs to Rhizobium sp. BT03 and includes:
- the trbJ gene encoding P-type conjugative transfer protein TrbJ translates to MASMAMPATGLAGGVTGEATEFTQLANNAELISLVGKSAEQVNNQITQINQLAEQIQNQLKIYGNMLQNTAQLPDHVWGQVESDLNRLQSIVGQGQGIAFSMGNIDDQLKQRFQSYADMQTNLPTQANFSTTYQSWSDTNRDTIAGTLKAANLTAEQFSSEESTMSSLRTMSESADGQMKALQVGHEIATQEVAQIQKLRGLVSQQMTMMGTWYQSEQAQKDLAQARREKFFNAPQHDIRGGQIMEPRW
- the trbK gene encoding entry exclusion protein TrbK, which gives rise to MSARLIIALVLAGIVGFGSGVGWTRWQMSAAQVTGGNTVQPSSDDARRERKEKFFSGDTDRNIRGGQELKPRW
- the trbL gene encoding P-type conjugative transfer protein TrbL, which gives rise to MVIVRPSRRLELAFITIGILLLASAPALAQQGQVLTTLENSVSTAVKGWETTITNAARSLFWILAGIEVGIAAVWLAINAASLDAWFAELVRRIMFIGFFAFILDQGPTVGRAVVDSLYQIGAGGGSASPANIFDAGIQVASKMSEQVKFGLFEDNSLAIAAVFAMVVVVIAFSLVAAIFVAVMVEMYIGLLAGMIMLGLGGSSYTKDFAIRYLVYAFSVGMKLMALVMISKIGSDILLGLAETPSTDTDQFINTLAIAGISVVVFVIAMYVPPIIQGVVQGASVSGGMEAIRHGGQAASFAAGGAFLAAGAAGAGIAAGQAARSAGSSFTGAALRGMGAGVWSAGQATGSAAKEKAIGSPGAYAGSLLGLANAKLDGNRSGSGRRTPPPERHDQS
- a CDS encoding conjugal transfer protein TrbF → MAANRAPDNPYLAARQEWNERYGSYVKSASAWRLVGITGMVMAVVGFSYALYQSTQVKLVPYIVEVDKLGTAATAGFPQQIEYADPRVVRATLGGFVSNFRSVTPDAVVQKQYIDRTYALLRTSDPATEKVNAWFRSSSPFEKAKNATVAIEVNNIVALSNQSYQIDWTEFERDRKGKETALRRFRGIATVTLTPPQDEGVIRLNPIGLYLKDFDWTAQL